Proteins from a genomic interval of Thunnus thynnus chromosome 5, fThuThy2.1, whole genome shotgun sequence:
- the cnot1 gene encoding CCR4-NOT transcription complex subunit 1 isoform X4, protein MNLDSLSLALSQISYLVDNLTKKNYRASQQEIQHIVNRHGPEADRHLLRCLFSHVDFSGDGKSSGKDFHQTQFLIQECVSLISKPNFISTLCYAIDNPLHYQKSLKPSAHLFTQLSKVLKLSKVQEVIFGLALLNSSNADLRGFAAQFIKQKLPDLLRSYVDADLGGNQEGGFQDIAIEVLHLLLSHLLFGQKGASGVGQEQIDAFLKTLCRDFPQERCPVVLAPLLYPEKRDILMDRILPDSGELAKTMMESSLAEFMQEVGYGFCASLDECRNIILQYGVREVTASQVARVLGMMARTHSGLTDGIPLQSISAPGSGIWSDGKDKNDGSQAHTWNVEVLIDVVKEVNPNLNFKEVTYELDHPGFIIRDSKGLHIVVYGIQRGLGMEVFPVDLIYRPWKHAEGQLSFIQHSLISPEVFCFADYPCHTVAIDILKAPPEDDNREIATWKSLDLVESLLRLSEVGQYEQVKQLFSFPIKHCPDMLVLALLQISTSWHTLRHELISTLMPIFLGNHPNSAIILHYAWHGQGQSPSIRQLIMHSMAEWYMRGEQYDQAKLSRILDVAQDLKSLSMLLNGTPFAFVIDLAALASRREYLKLDKWLTDKIREHGEPFIQACVTFLKRRCPSIMGGLAPDKDQPKSAQLPPETLATMLACLQSCAGSVSQELSETILTMVANCSNVMNKARQPPPGVMPKGRAPSTSSLDAISPVQVSPCERLITPLQENFEMPFHMDPLSGMASLSLGGTATSHTQSMQGFPTSLSSAFSNPQSPAKAFPPLSTTNPSTPFGGIGSLSSQLPGPLGSGIGSGIGSGLGMSAVSTDPFGTRKMSTPGLNPPTFQQSKMKASDLSQVWPEANQHFSKEIDDEANSYFQRIYNHPPHPTMSVDEVLEMLQRFKDSTIKREREVFNCMLRNLFEEYRFFPQYPDKELHITACLFGGIIEKGLVTYMALGLALRYVLEALRKPYGSKMYYFGIAALDRFKNRLKDYPQYCQHLASIAHFLQFPHHLQECVQYIEYGQQSRDPPVKMQGSITTPGSLALAQVQAQAQSQQPGVPKAPQPGQPSTLVTTTTTTTTVAKTTTITRPTPSSFKKDVPPSINTTNIDTLLVATDQTERIVEPPENVQEKIAFIFNNLSQSNMTQKVEELKETVKEEFMPWVSQYLVMKRVSIEPNFHSLYSNFLDTLKNPEFVKMVLNETYRNIKVLLTSDKAAANFSDRSLLKNLGHWLGMITLAKNKPILYTDLEVKSLLLEAYVKGQQELLYVVPFVAKVLESSLRSMVFRPQNPWTMAIMNVLAELHQEHDLKLNLKFEIEVLCKNLSLDINDLKPGNLLKDKEKLKSLEEQLSAPKKETKPPEEMLPVSTTGDFAPFAAPPSTPAATTTTTCTTTGPPTPQFSYHDINVYALAGLAPHININVNIPLLQAHPQLKQCVRQSVERAVQELVHPVVDRSIKIAMTTCEQIIRKDFALDSEESRMRVAAHHMMRNLTAGMAMITCREPLLMSIATNLKNSFAAALRAPTPQQREMMEEAAARIAQDNCELACCFIQKTAVEKAGPEMDKRLATEFELRKHARQEGRRYCDPVVLTYQAERMPEQIRLKVGGVDPKQLAVYEEFARNVPGFLPSNDLSQPTGFLAQPMKQQAWATDDVAQIYDKCMADLEQHLHAIPPALAMNPLTQALRSLLEAVALARNSRDGIAALGLLQKAVEGLLDATSGADADLLLRYRECHLLVLKALQDGRAYGPQWCNKQITRCLIECRDEYKYNVEAVELLIRNHLVNMQQYDLHLAQSMENGLHYMAVAFAMQLVKLLLVDERSVSHVTEADLFHTIETLMRTCAHSRANAPEGLPQLMDVVRSNYEAMIDRAHGGPNFMMHSGISQASEYDDPPGLREKAEYLLREWVNLYHSAAAGRDSTKAFSAFVGQMHQQGILKTDDLITRFFRLCTEMCVEISYRAQAEQQHNPAASAAIIRAKCYHNLDAFVRLIALLVKHSGEASNTVTKINLLNKVLGIVVGVLIQDHDVRQTEFQQLPYHRIFIMLLLELNAPEHVLETINFQTLTAFCNTFHILRPTKAPGFVYAWLELISHRIFIARMLAHTPQQKGWPMYAQLLIDLFKYLAPFLRNVELNKPMQILYKGTLRVLLVLLHDFPEFLCDYHYGFCDVIPPNCIQLRNLILSAFPRNMRLPDPFTPNLKVDMLSEINIAPRILTNFTGVMPSQFKKDLDSYLKTRSPVTFLSELRSNLQVSNEPGNRYNIQLINALVLYVGTQAIAHIHNKGSTPSMSTITHSAHMDIFQNLAVDLDTEGRYLFLNAIANQLRYPNSHTHYFSCTMLYLFAEANTEAIQEQITRVLLERLIVNRPHPWGLLITFIELIKNPAFKFWSHDFVHCAPEIEKLFQSVAQCCMGQKQAQQVMEGTGAS, encoded by the exons ATGAATCTTGACTCGCTCTCGCTGGCTTTGTCTCAAATCAGCTATCTGGTGGAcaatttaacaaagaaaaactaCCGAGCCAGCCAGCAGGAAATACAGCAT ATTGTAAATCGTCACGGTCCTGAGGCAGACAGGCATCTACTACGCTGTCTTTTCTCCCATGTGGATTTCAGTGGCGATGGTAAAAGCAGTGGCAAGGACTTTCACCAG ACACAGTTTCTGATCCAGGAGTGTGTGTCGCTGATATCAAAGCCAAACTTCATCTCTACTCTGTGTTACGCTATCGACAATCCCCTGCACTACCAGAAG AGTTTGAAGCCATCGGCCCACTTATTCACCCAATTGAGTAAAGTTCTTAAGCTCAGCAAGGTCCAAGAG GTGATATTTGGCCTTGCTCTGCTCAACTCCAGCAACGCAGACCTTCGGGGTTTTG cTGCGCAGTTCATCAAGCAGAAACTTCCAGACCTCCTGCGGTCATACGTTGACGCAGATCTCGGAGGAAACCAGGAAGGTGGCTTCCAAGACATTGCCATAGAGGTCTTACACCTACTGCTCTCCCATCTACTGTTTGGCCAGAAGGGAGCCAGTGGGGTAGGCCAAGAGCAGATCGACGCCTTCCTCAAGACACTTTGCCGAG aTTTCCCCCAGGAGCGCTGCCCTGTGGTGCTCGCACCACTGCTGTACCCTGAAAAACGGGACATTCTCATGGACAGGATCCTGCCAGACTCGGGGGAGTTAGCTAAGACCATGATGGAGAGTTCTCTTGCAGAATTCATGCAAGAAGTTGGCTATGGCTTCTGTGCAAG TCTGGATGAGTGCAGAAACATAATCCTCCAGTATGGGGTGAGAGAGGTGACAGCCAGCCAGGTAGCCAGGGTCCTGGGCATGATGGCTCGTACCCACTCCGGCCTAACTGATGGCATCCCACTACAG tccaTCTCTGCTCCTGGAAGTGGTATCTGGAGTGATGGTAAGGATAAGAACGACGGCTCGCAGGCACACACGTGGAACGTTGAGGTTCTTATCGACGTAGTCAAAGAAGTG AATCCCAACCTGAACTTCAAAGAGGTGACATATGAACTGGACCACCCAGGCTTTATAATCCGGGACAGCAAAGGCCTGCATATTGTGGTGTATGGCATTCAGAGGGGATTGGGCATGGAAGTTTTCCCTGTCGATCTCATCTATCGGCCATGGAAACACGCAGAGGGACAG ttgtCGTTCATTCAGCACTCCCTGATAAGCCCAGAAGTGTTCTGTTTTGCTGACTACCCTTGCCACACTGTTGCAATCGACATCCTTAAGGCCCCACCAGAGGATGACAACAGGGAGATTGCAACCTG GAAAAGTCTGGACCTGGTGGAGAGCCTGCTTAGGCTGTCTGAGGTGGGCCAGTACGAGCAGGTGAAGCAGCTGTTTAGCTTCCCAATCAAGCACTGCCCAGACATGTTGGTGCTGGCATTGTTGCAGATCTCCACCTCCTGGCACACACTGCGTCATGAGCTCATCTCTACCCTAATGCCCATCTTTCTGGGCAACCATCCCAACTCTGCCATTATTCTGCACTACGCCTGGCATGGACAG ggACAGTCTCCCTCCATCCGTCAGCTAATTATGCATTCAATGGCTGAGTGGTACATGAGAGGTGAACAGTATGACCAGGCCAAGCTGTCTCGCATCCTGGATGTGGCGCAGGACTTGAAG tCTCTATCGATGCTGCTGAATGGTACTCCATTTGCCTTTGTTATTGACCTTGCTGCACTTGCCTCTCGCCGTGAATACCTCAAACTTGATAAATGGTTGACTGACAAAATCAGAGAGCATGGG GAACCTTTTATCCAGGCGTGTGTGACATTCCTGAAGAGGCGGTGCCCATCCATTATGGGGGGTCTGGCCCCTGACAAGGACCAGCCCAAAAGTGCCCAGCTGCCCCCAGAGACCTTAGCCACCATGCTGGCCTGCCTGCAGTCCTGTGCTGG GAGTGTGTCTCAGGAGCTGTCAGAGACGATCTTGACCATGGTTGCCAACTGCAGCAATGTAATGAACAAAGCTCGGCAGCCACCACCAGGGGTTATGCCAAAGGGACGTGCCCCTAGCACCAGCAGCCTGGATGCCATCTCACCTGTACAGGTATCTCCATGTGAAAGACTCATCACGCCTCTGCAGGAAAACTTTGAAATGCCCTTTCAT ATGGACCCTCTCTCTGGGATGGCTTCCTTGAGCCTGGGAGGTACGGCCACCTCCCACACTCAGAGCATGCAGGGTTTTCCCACCTCACTGAGCTCAGCTTTCAGTAATCCCCAGTCCCCAGCAAAGGCCTTCCCGCCCCTCTCAACCACCAATCCCAGCACACCATTTGGGGGCATTGGCAGCTTGTCCTCACAGCTCCCTG GTCCCTTGGGCTCAGGCATCGGCTCTGGTATTGGGTCTGGCCTGGGGATGTCAGCAGTCAGCACCGATCCATTTGGCACCAGGAAGATGAGCACACCAGGCCTGAACCCACCTACCTTTCAGCAGAGTAAGATGAAGGCCT CTGACCTTTCTCAGGTGTGGCCTGAGGCAAACCAGCACTTTAGTAAGGAGATAGACGATGAAGCAAACAGTTACTTCCAGCGCATCTACAACCACCCACCTCACCCGACTATGTCTGTGGATGAG GTGCTGGAGATGCTACAGAGGTTCAAGGATTCAACCATCAAGCGGGAGCGAGAGGTGTTCAATTGCATGCTTCGGAACTTGTTTGAGGAGTACCGTTTCTTCCCCCAGTACCCAGACAAGGAGCTGCACATCACTGCCTGCCTTTTTGGCGGCATTATCGAGAAGGGTCTTGTCACCTACATGGCCCTGGGCCTTGCCCTCCGATATGTTCTTGAAGCGTTAAGAAAACCTTATGGATCCAAAATGTATTACTTTGGAATTGCCGCTTTAGATAGGTTCAAAAACAg ACTAAAGGATTACCCTCAATATTGTCAACACCTGGCTTCAATTGCCCACTTCTTGCAATTCCCCCACCATTTACAAGA GTGTGTGCAGTATATCGAGTATGGCCAACAGTCACGGGACCCTCCGGTGAAGATGCAAGGCTCCATCACCACCCCCGGAAGTCTGGCACTGGCACAAGTACAAGCACAGGCCCAGTCGCAGCAGCCTGGGGTCCCTAAAGCACCACAGCCAGGTCAACCCAGCACCCTCGTCACCACCACTACGACTACAACCACAGTAGCCAAGACCACCACCATCACAAGACCCACACCCAGCAGCTTCAAGAAGGATGTGCCT CCCTCCATAAACACTACCAACATTGACACTCTGCTGGTGGCCACTGACCAAACAGAAAGGATTGTAGAGCCTCCAGAGAATGTCCAGGAGAAAATCGCTTTTATCTTCAACAACCTCTCTCAGTCCAACATGACACAGAAG GTTGAAGAGTTGAAAGAGACGGTGAAGGAGGAGTTCATGCCCTGGGTTTCTCAGTACCTGGTGATGAAGCGTGTCAGCATCGAGCCCAACTTCCACAGTCTCTACTCCAACTTTCTGGACACTCTCAAGAACCCTGAGTTTGTCAAGATGGTCCTCAACGAAACATACAGGAATATTAAG GTCCTGTTGACCTCTGACAAGGCAGCTGCCAATTTCTCTGATCGCTCCCTGCTGAAGAACCTGGGCCACTGGCTGGGCATGATTACACTGGCCAAAAACAAGCCTATCCTCTATACA GATCTGGAGGTGAAGTCTCTGCTACTGGAAGCCTATGTGAAAGGCCAGCAGGAGCTACTTTATGTTGTTCCCTTTGTGGCCAAAGTTTTGGAGTCCAGTCTACGGAGCATG GTTTTCAGGCCACAGAACCCTTGGACCATGGCTATCATGAATGTTCTCGCTGAGCTGCATCAGGAACATGACCTCAAG ctgaaCTTAAAGTTTGAGATTGAAGTTCTTTGTAAGAACTTGTCTCTGGACATCAATGATCTGAAGCCGGGAAACCTGCTGAAAGATAAGGAGAAGCTAAAGAGCCTGGAGGAGCAGCTGTCGGCAccaaagaaagagacaaagccTCCAGAAGAGATGCTCCCAGTTTCTACCACAG GAGACTTTGCTCCATTTGCAGCTCCTCCATCAACCCCAgctgccaccaccaccaccacttgCACAACCACTGGGCCCCCCACCCCACAGTTCAGCTACCATGACATCAATGTGTATGCCTTGGCAGGCCTGGCCCCACACATCAATATAAATGTCAAC ATCCCTCTACTACAGGCCCATCCTCAGCTGAAGCAGTGTGTGCGGCAGTCAGTTGAACGGGCCGTCCAAGAGCTGGTGCACCCTGTGGTTGATCGCTCTATCAAAATTGCCATGACAACCTGTGAGCAGATCATCAGGAAGGACTTTGCCCTGGATTCAGAGGAGTCCCGCATGCGTGTGGCTGCCCACCATATGATGAGAAATCTGACCGCTGGCATGGCAATGATCACCTGCCGCGAGCCGCTGCTCATGAGCATCGCCACCAACCTTAAGAACAGCTTTGCTGCTGCACTTAGA GCACCAACTCCCCAACAGAGGGAGATGATGGAGGAGGCTGCAGCCAGGATTGCCCAAGACAACTGTGAATTGGCTTGCTGCTTCATTCAGAAGACAGCTGTGGAGAAGGCTGGCCCTGAAATGGACAAGAGACTAGCCACG GAGTTTGAGCTGAGGAAACACGCACGCCAAGAAGGACGTCGTTATTGTGATCCAGTCGTGCTGACTTACCAGGCTGAACGTATGCCTGAGCAGATCAGACTCAAG GTGGGAGGAGTGGACCCCAAACAACTGGCTGTATATGAGGAGTTTGCCAGGAACGTTCCAGGTTTCTTGCCCAGTAATGATCTCTCTCAGCCCACTGGCTTCTTGGCTCAGCCAATGAAG caacaGGCATGGGCCACAGATGATGTTGCTCAGATCTACGATAAGTGCATGGCAGACTTGGAGCAGCATCTTCACGCCATCCCTCCAGCTCTTGCCATGAACCCCCTGACCCAGGCCCTGCGCAGTCTGCTGGAGGCTGTAGCCTTGGCGAGGAACTCCAGGGATGGCATCGCAGCCCTTGGCCTGTTGCAGAAG GCTGTTGAAGGTCTTCTGGATGCCACTAGTGGGGCTGATGCTGACTTGCTGCTCCGCTACAGGGAGTGCCACCTGCTGGTACTTAAAGCCCTACAGGATGGACGTGCCTACGGACCACAGTGGTGCAACAAGCAGATCACCAG GTGTCTGATTGAGTGCCGTGATGAGTACAAATACAACGTGGAGGCAGTGGAGCTTTTGATCAGGAACCACCTTGTGAATATGCAGCAGTATGATCTGCACCTGGCACAG TCAATGGAAAACGGACTGCACTACATGGCAGTTGCATTCGCCATGCAGTTGgtgaagctgctgctggtggaTGAACGCAGCGTCAGCCACGTCACAGAAGCTGATCTCTTCCACACAATTGAGACTTTAATGAGGACCTGTGCACACTCTAGAGCCAACGCACCTGAGGG tCTTCCCCAGCTGATGGATGTCGTTCGCTCCAACTATGAGGCCATGATCGACCGGGCTCACGGCGGACCCAACTTCATGATGCACTCCGGGATCTCACAGGCATCAGAATATGACGATCCTCCTGGCCTGAGGGAGAAGGCGGAGTATCTCCTGAGGGAATGGGTCAACCTGtatcactctgctgctgctggcagggATAGCACCAAAGCCTTCTCTGCTTTTGTTGGCCAG ATGCACCAGCAGGGCATCCTGAAGACTGATGACTTGATCACACGATTCTTCCGGCTGTGCACAGAAATGTGTGTGGAGATAAGCTATCGGGCTCAGGCTGAGCAGCAACACAACCCAGCAGCCAGTGCAGCTATCATCAGAGCCAAGTGTTACCACAACCTGGATGCCTTTGTGAGGCTCATAGCCCTGCTGGTCAAACACTCTGGAGAGGCCTCTAACACAGTGACAAAAATCAACCTCCTCAACAAG GTGCTGGGTATTGTCGTTGGGGTGTTGATCCAGGACCACGATGTCCGTCAGACAGAATTCCAGCAGCTGCCGTACCACCGCATCTTCatcatgctgctgctggaacTCAATGCCCCCGAGCACGTCCTCGAGACCATCAACTTCCAGACACTCACAGCCTTCTG CAATACCTTCCACATCCTGAGACCCACCAAAGCACCCGGCTTTGTGTACGCCTGGCTGGAACTCATCTCCCATCGCATCTTCATCGCCAGGATGTTagcacacacaccacagcagAAG GGTTGGCCCATGTACGCACAGCTGCTGATTGATCTCTTCAAGTACCTGGCCCCTTTCCTGAGGAATGTAGAGCTCAACAAACCTATGCAAATCCTCTACAAG GGCACACTGCGAGTGCTCCTGGTCCTGCTGCATGACTTCCCAGAGTTCCTGTGTGACTACCATTATGGCTTCTGTGATGTTATCCCACCCAACTGCATCCAGCTCCGCAACCTCATCCTCAGTGCCTTTCCACGCAACATGAGGCTCCCTGACCCTTTCACACCCAATCTCAAG GTGGACATGCTGAGTGAGATCAACATCGCTCCCCGTATCCTCACCAACTTTACAGGCGTCATGCCTTCTCAGTTCAAGAAGGATCTGGACTCATATCTGAAGACCCGTTCACCGGTCACTTTCCTGTCTGAGCTGCGCAGCAACCTGCAG GTGTCAAATGAGCCAGGAAACCGCTACAACATCCAGTTGATCAATGCTCTAGTGTTGTATGTAGGCACACAGGCAATCGCTCACATCCACAACAAGGGCAGCACCCCCTCCATGAGCACTATCACCCACTCTGCACACATGGACATCTTCCAGAACCTGGCCGTGGACCTGGACACAGagg GGCGTTATCTGTTCTTGAACGCGATCGCCAATCAGCTACGCTACCCAAACAGCCACACTCACTACTTCAGCTGCACCATGCTTTATCTGTTTGCTGAGGCCAACACTGAGGCCATCCAGGAGCAGATCACCAG GGTTCTGTTGGAGAGGCTGATAGTGAACCGGCCTCACCCGTGGGGTCTCCTCATCACCTTCATCGAGCTGATCAAGAATCCTGCCTTCAAGTTCTGGAGTCACGACTTTGTGCACTGTGCCCCCGAGATTGAAAA gctGTTCCAGTCAGTAGCCCAGTGCTGCATGGGACAGAAGCAGGCCCAGCAGGTGATGGAAGGCACTGGTGCCAGCTAG